A region of the Pelecanus crispus isolate bPelCri1 chromosome 1, bPelCri1.pri, whole genome shotgun sequence genome:
tggacagggctttgagcaacctgatctagtggaagatgtctctgcccatggcaggggggttggactagattatctttgaaggtcccttccaacccaaaccattctgtgattcctgaGTTCTATCTGCTGACTGAATCCTTCTCATCCTTTTTCTCCAGGGTATCCTGGCTCATTGGCATTTCTTCTCAAAAGTCTTTCTGATCCAGCATGTATCTCAGCAGTCATTTCCCTTAATTGTCTCCTTTCAACGTCTGCCCCAGCTTGAAATCGGACTGAACAGTAGTCTGACATTTTCCCCAAGGTAATATCAGAGGCCTTtaccagaaagcagaaaagggaGATAAATGACAGTTTTGGAGCAAAAAATATAAACCATCCCTTTTCAGCCTCAGAAATGGAGCCTGACTCCCTGAAGCAAGCACTGCTCTGAACTTCCACAGGCTGTAAATCAGGTTGTGATAGAGATGTCTCTGCGTGTGCTCTTCCCAATAACCTCTCAAACCAtcaacaccatttttttttattccagtttgCTTGTTCTCCTTCCTGATCCTGGCCTcatccttctctgtttctccttgGATATATCAAACTTATGATTATTTCTATTCCTCTGCCTATGGAAGGCTGCAACTCCCCAGTCTCACTTCTACAGGAACAGTTCCTCATTTGAGATTTTTTCCAGTGCTAGCTGCCAACTGGGGCTGACTTCCCAGGATGAGACACAGCATGGGATATTTGATGTAGCAAACGCAGCTTAACCACAAGAGACAAGTGAGGGCAGAATGCATTTTGTGTTGGTCTGTGCTGCAGGTTAAACCGGGCTAAGACCCATGATAGCTGCAAACCTAAGAGCAATGGCAGAATTACTAATAGACAAAGAAAGGCATGAAGataagggaaggagagagagagaaaaaaaaagggtgaaaaaagaaaaaaacaagagatCTTAAAAAGGAAACCTATCAGCCAAGAATGTGGTATGGGGAAGGAGTGCAACTTCCTTTTCAGTTGTTAggttctcatttttcttttctctctcagaaGTTTCCATAGTGCTGGGGCTGATTTCCTGGGCTAAGAAACTGAAGATTGGTTCAGAGCATTTCAGAGCTCCTAGGAATTCTCAGGTTATCGTCAGTGCTTCCAGTGTTCAGCACAGCCTTCTCTGACAGACAGAGGGTGAATGAGCAGATGGGAAAGGCTCAGTAACTTATTGGTGTCTCCCTCTGAAACCAGGGACCAAAAAGGACCACCTTTTATGTAGCAAAACAAAGGACAGGAATCAGTGATCACACTGTGATTAAATGGCATCAGAAATCACGTATGCTGAGGTGAAGTTCAAGAATGCATCACCGGCTGCAGTGGTCGAAGGTAAGGAATGGGTGGGTTATTCAAGAGAAGGGGACCTTGAAGCACGGGTGGGGCTGAAGAACAGGGAATGgagacttttctttctgtgactcTGGTTCCTACCTGGTCTTGACAAACTGGTGAGAAAAAAGAGTTGTCTACCACTGCATGAGCAACCAGGGGACCAAGGGAGCTCAAATATGTTCCTTACTGAACGCTCACTTGAAACCTACTGTTTGTGCTCCCAGTAGTCATCTCTGTTCATGTTGCAACTCCAGCCACCTAAAGATTCCCACCTCTCCTCTTGTAGACATTCCTTGACACTCTTACTTCAAAACATGATGACACATTGCAAGCATGCAGACTAACTGTAGGAAGCATTTTGCAAGGAGATTAACCCACTGAGTACACACAAAACCTACTGCACTTCAGTTGTGTTGGTGAGGTGCATGCATACCGGCAGTGGTCTCTGTGTCACCTGTGTGTGAGTGTGGGATACACAGATCTAGCTGGGAACAGGTTGAACAGTCAATCTGTGGACATGCAGCACATCAAAAAATCATGTGGACTGGTCAGATCTATTGTCTGAAATAGGTGGCCAGACTCCAGATCAGGATCCAGGTCCTTGTTTTCACTACAGACAGAAGCTCTGTCTAGAAAAACATGATTTGCCCAGGGAAATATGGATCTTTTCTGTCTAtgaatgttttctcttctgataATGAAAGATGATGCTTTTTGCCCCGCTGTAATAGCCTCCCCCAAACTTTTGGGAAGTAGTCAGAGGGCTTCCCCAAACAGCAGGTTTGTGGAAGTCTTGCTCACTAGGCATGACTGGGAGGCACACATGACTGCTGGCAGACTTGGGAGTTTTGTGCTGAACAATGAATGAGGTCTCTCTAAAGCTTGTTACTATTGTCAGTCTCTCTCAAAACTTCTTTACTCCTGTCCTGTAGTGACTGCTGCTGTCTCCTTACCCTCCTGTTTGCCCTGGCTTGTGTACCTGCCACAACCTAGAACAGTCTCCTAACAAAtgtttgcttctgctttgtgaGACCCATTCTCCTGCCTGCTTCCAAACCTCCTCAGGACTGGCAGTATCCCTCTAGACAAAAATCAGGCCTTGGCAAGTCTGAATCTGATTGGTATACTTTACTCAGGCTGCTGGACACAGCCCTCTGTTCTCCCCAGGCACCCAGCCTAGCACAGCCTAGTTTTACTACAGCAAATCTCTGAACCCTGGCTTGGAAAGCagagatggaaggaaaaaaaaaaatttttttttctcttccagtgaTTCTGTGCCATCATTGCTTTGCACATTTTTTGTCTCCTGCCTTCATTCGGCTTACACCAACCTTCTTCTACACAGAAAGTCCAAAAAGCTAAGGAGGAACTGAAACAGGCATAAAAAGTTTTCTAGGGAGAAGTCAACATTAAATCTTCGTGTGAATGGCTCAAGTATCAGATAGAACAATGTTGTATTTGGCAGCTCTGGGCTCAATTTAGAAAGACATGGTTTCACTCCAGATTTTGAGGCCATGTGAAGGCCTCACCCGCAAATGCCAGCAATTAGCATTGCTAGCTCaccagtggggctggggctgtgaaCAGTGTCACTGAACCTGACCTTCCCCAGAAACCACAGAGGTCCTCTGCTCTGTCCCAGTCTGCCCCTCTCCCAAACTGTATAACTTCCACATCAGaaattaaactgcattttttttgagCATCTCTCCCTTGAGTTGTACATCCTTGGTATGCGGCCTGACTGAAGCATAGTTAACTGTGGTGTTGTCTTTGGTGTGTTCCTCTTAGTACCTCCTGAGACGAAGAGGCATGAGCACCATCCCCAGAAATACCCGCCTTGGCTCCCGTGGCTGATCTCACTGCTGCTCCTCTTGGTGTGCATTGCCCTCATTCCTGCTCTCCTTGGTGAGTATCTGCAGGCTGCTTGCAGGAGTGAGGTCTGGGGGAAGTGctgggagaaaagcagagaaatcagAGCCCAGAGGGAAACATCAGAccagccaggttagctcagttggttagaacatggtgctaataacaccaagttcacaggttcaatccctgctcactgcaggggggttgggctcgatgatctctcaaggtcccttccaacccaaagcattctatgatcttcCAACCAGGAGGGGGCTTTTACTCAGGAACTGTTTTGTCTTGAGAAAGGATGCAAGTGCCAACATTTGGGCTCCGAAAACCTGAATGTTGAATATCTGAAAGGTATGTTTAGGAGCCAAGTCTTTCCTGATTACTTAAACATTGGGGATTTAGGGGTACAGTTGTGACATGAGACAAACTTGTCTCTTGCAAGCCAGCCGTACCAGATGCTTTGGCCAGCTGGTATGCAGAAGCTAGGACTACTACAGCATTATGCCAGATGTTTCTGTTGTACACATCCTTTTTCTTAGAGTGTCAGAAAGAGTTAGGtgggaagggacttctggaggtctcTAGTCTAACGCCCTACTTGAAGCATGGCCATCTTCAGAATTTCAGGGTTGCTTGGGCTTTCTGTAAGGTCTCAGGCTTTTCTGCCCTGACTTTGTACATGTCTGCATACGTCCCCCAAATCTTCCACTGTTTACCCTGAGGCCTTTTCAGTGTTCCCAGATTGTACATCTCCATCTTGCAGAGCCTCTTTGGAACCACGGAAAAGTTCTCTACCTGCATACAACACAAAAAGAACTTAATTACAttcagcagaagggaagaagcCTGGAGATGACAGCACAAGTGTCTATACAGGCAACTGGACCTACACTTGAGCTCTCTAAGGTGCTTTGACGCACTCCATGTCCTAatggagaaaacagattttcacaGTTAGTCCTGGCATCTCCAGGATTAACTGTGCAGTGCAAACTCTCACACCTTTTTAGTGTTAACTCATTCTACTAGACTAATTCATTAAAAGTGATTCTTGCACATGCAGTTTGTGGAGATTGTGATCACtgtttcattctcattttctgcTAAGGATCATTCATGGCATGTTTGCACAAATTTTCAATAAAGATGATGGATTCTGGAAGAAGGCATGTTGTCAGGCAAAATAGCTGCCCTTCCTTTTGCTGTCATTAGTTCCCAAGTCCCAGAAGCTTGTATTGCTTTGTTCCCAAATGTGTAATTTTTCACAATACTCTGTTAAATGGTTGGTGAGGTTTAGGCTAGGCTGTTAGAGTCTAATACTGTCTGGCCAGGTTCTTTTAGATATTCCACACATGGCAGGTTTAATCTTTAATGGCAAATTTACTTATCCGAGTTAGTTGATGTTACATAGGATTTTGACTTAGCAGAGTGATACAccaatgcatttaaataaaaacacaggtACAAACTGCACATAGCAGAGGGTAGCAATTGCAATGCACGCTTGAATCACAATCCAAATGTGATTCTCATTACCAGTCTCTGCAATACGCTCAATGTCAAGTCCCCAGTGACCCAGAACGAATACGTGGGCTAAAGCCAGCTCAGGCCCATTGCTTTCTTCagacatgttttttttaaacattcaggTTTTTATGCTATTTTGGGCTGAGCCACGTACACGCTCGCCCCATGCCCGTCTGGCTATCTTAGGAAGACATTGCCCTCTTTTTGATCTTTAGAGGGATGGAGAATTACACAGCTGGTCAATTCACTCACCTGAACTAGAACAAAGGCCACCCCCTGGTCCCCTTTGTGTTGAGATAAGGTCACTTTTCTTTGCAACAGGTGTGCTCAGCCACGCATCGCCCTTGCCCATCACCTCTGAGCCTTCTTCCATTATAGGAATTCACTCATCAGTCACGGAGGCCACTATGATTACTCTGCCCTCCTCACTAGTAACGATATTTCCAAATGAAACGGTTGATAAACATAGGCATCTGTATTACTGAGCAGACCCTGATCAGCTTCCAGTCAATATCCCTGAGTGTTTGAGTTAGTGATAAGTCCTTCCGGTTGTGGATGTGGCCTGCTGACAGCTGTCACCACCACTGTATTATTCCCCATAAACTGGCTAGTAAGTCCTAGGAGTGTGCCTTCCACGCTGGTTTCAGCAGCTCTAGCTGTATGTGATTGCCTTCGCCTGGACtgacttttgctgctgctgaagtagACCCATGTACTGTGTTACTCATCCAAAGTACTGTTGATGTCTGTCTTAGGAAGAGACAAACTGTGCCACTGAAGTGCTGCTTTTAATTCACTGATGGTAAAGAGAGTTAGACAGGCAGCTTGGCTGTAGGTATCTACATGGTAAATGCCTGTGGTTGGGTGGAATCAATCCCACCCCGTCTGGCATGTCCTCAGTGTGATGTCCTTCCAGTGGTCCTTCTGCTCTCTGGCACAGAAGATTGTCTCTTTCTGCCTGGGAAGGCAGCCATACCACTTGTTCGGGCCAGTTTTCTCAGAGCCTTGGACCAGGGATCCACTAACCCCACACCTTCAGCTCCACAGCTCCCGAGGGGGCCTGATGGtagctgctgggtgctgggacagACTGCTGACAAACCGCAGGCTGGCTATGGCCACCAGGCACTGCTTGGCTTCTCTGGCTTGGTTGGCCAGGTCATCCTGGCTAGATGTTGTCAGTCAGTGGGCGGAGGAGACCTTGCGGGCAACTGTGGGATGCTGGGAGCAGAAAtgcctgctgcctttgctgagAGGGTGGCAGTTACCTCTTGTGCAATGGAAAGAGACAGCCCGAGGAGAGGCGATGCTGAGACAGTGCTTGGTGGGGAAATGGGGAAAGAAGAGTGAAGGCCAGAGATGGTGTGTGAGGAGCCGTGAGGGAAGGGTAACGCTGCCgcctttcctctccctgtccAGTCGTTCCCTGCTCCCGTAGCGGTGACcagcccacagccctgcagcagaaATTCATGGAGTGGCAGTGCGTCTTGGCGGTGCCGCAAGGCAAAGGTCAGTAGTGctggcaggggtgcagggggtctTTGGGATGGGGCCAATGAATGCGGGGGTCTGCTAtgacagcaggcagcagtgggagcagaCTCTGGAGACTCCAGAGGAGAGAGGTGGGGAGAACAAGGCTTTCCTGCTAACAGCTtagggggaggagagggccaTGTTACTGATGTCCTGGAGGGCAGGGTGGCTGTGAACACTGGCAAAACAAAAGGGACAGCATACAGCCACACAGGGGAGGTTAACAATGGAGCAACAGTAAAAGTGCAGCTCTAGTCAGGGAAAGAAGCAATATTCCCTGTTCCCTGGGGCTAAAGGCCTCAAGGCGACTGTACAAGGAGAAGCCAAACCAGACCACCAAAATAACTTTGTCTGTGTCAAGACCTTGAGATCATCTTTCAAGGATTACCGTGGATTTTTGTACACAAGATGTCACTGGTCATACCCCAAAGCAATTGGAAGAAATATCTGTACTATCCTTGTTTTTTCAAGCCCTTTCTGTCAGGAAATTGACCTGAGGAGAACATGAGCATTGTCCCTGGAGAACTGGGAGCCTTGCACTCACCATCTCTCTTGTTATTAGCATTCGTCTCTGTGGTCTCTCCCCACACAGGGCGAGGCTGGGTGTGCTGCCCGAGGGGCTGGAAACACTTTCAAAACAGCTGCTATTACCTGTCAGATGATCTGATGGGGTGGCCTGAGAGTGAGCAGAACTGCACTGGGATGGGCTCCCACCTGGTGGTGATCaacaccagagcagagcaggtacGTGCAGGGCTGAGAGAGGGGCACAGCAGCCAGAGACACGGTGCCAGGCCCTGGAGGGGACTCAGAGTCCCCCCTTGCTCCTGCGGGGGAGGGGGATGTCCTTTCTGCATGCCTTCAGCACCAGCTCCCCTCTGCCACCAGCCCCACCCCACAGGGACCCCTGCCGCCTCCCTCTGCTCAGTCCTGCACCTCATGGACATTGCACTCTCCCTGATTTCCAGGATTTCCTCACTAAGGAGCTACAAAAAATCGCAAGAGCAGTGAATTACTACATCGGTCTGAGGGCACAGCTTCTGGGCCAGTGGCAGTGGGTGGACAAGACTCCGTATAATGAGATGGCAGCGTGAGTATCCCCAGATGGAGAGTGTTTAGTGCGGCTCCTGGTAGTGCAAGAGAGTAGGAGAGATGTGGGGGTGTCTGTTGGTGCATGAGAGGGAGGCGAGACAAATCCCTGTGAGAGGACAATGATGGAGCAGGAGAGGGCTGTGTATGACACCAGGTTTGCACGGCCCCATCCATGCTGGCTAGTGGTTGTTAGTTGACTACCTGTGACACGGCCATCAATGCTGCAGGCACAGAAGCAGCTGTATCTTGCCAGCAGGATGACCAGCCTTGCCTGACCTCCATACTGCCTCCACCATGCACATGTGCACGTGTATGCACAGGCCAGTGCTGTGATGCTATGGAAGAGGTGGGGCACAGGGGGAGATCACCAGGGCTGTCCTTGTTGCGCCGCAGTCTGGAGGACAAGCTTGCCCTGGAGGCAGACACATGCCTCTGCTGGGTGTGAAGCGCATGGGGTGAGCGGTGGTGAGCAGCTCCCCCGACCAGGACTGAGCAGGTCCCTGTTGTGTTGGCTGTAGGAAGAAGGCAGGTTTCCCCATGAGACTGGTGCCAGTGGGATAGcggagcaggaggaagggtaGTGCTTCTGTCCGTGAATCGGCATCtggaatttttctctctcccctccaaGCCTTGCATCCTGCTGGGACCTTTTCCAGCAGTGCTCTACGGGGTACGCTGGGGAGTAACACTCTGTCTCTATCTCAGGTTCTGGCGGAAAGGGGAACCAAGTAATGTGTCTGCTGAGATGTGCAGTGGAATCCATACCAGTATCAATTCAGAAATACACAACTGGAATGATATCCGATGCGAGGACCATTATCGAATTTGTGAAGCTGCAGCAGTAAGTGTGTGACGGAGCGACCCTCATTCTGGGCTCTTGTGTTCTCTTCTCCCTGCATGTGTCCAGCAGGCACTGGCTGAAAAGAGGTTGAGTTCTCCAAGAAGAAGACACAGGAATGGAAGACTGTGAAGAGCTGTGATTTCCTTTGTCTCCTTGAGcagagctttctgctttttcttgggGCACACAGAGAATGTCCTCTTCTTGCATTGGTTTTGCTTAATAAATACTGATTTCCTATAGAAGGGAAAATACAGTATTAGACCAATGAAAAAGGTTCTGTGCTGTGTGGgtgtgtgtctgtctctctttctctttccccctctAAGCTGCAGGTGGTTTGTATAAGCAGGATCCAAACCTGTTGCTGTGCCAGGATAGAGCCTTACGCAACTACTGCAGCAGAAGTTGCACCCACCCAGGGAGAGTAAACCCCCCCCGAGACAACCTGGCTACACAGTCCCATTGCACACAGCCAAAGCTGTGGAGGGAGCTGGGCACAGGAAACCAGCTCTAGGGATGTTATCACTATTTGTTTCCATTGCCGAAAGCCTTGGCTGGGAGAGTAACAGGAACTCGTGCCAGCAGTCTGACCTGCACATGGCTGACCAAGTGTGAAGAGTATCCTCTCTCTGGGTCCCAAAGAGAGGCAAGAATTTTTACTAGAGGCAAGGTAACCAAGAGATTTGGATTCCCAAAGCAATCAGTGGTAGTAGTTCTGTGAACCCTGGTGGGTGGTGGCAGGAGCTACTGAATCCCATAGCCCagcaaggctgctgcagctcaatGTCcctttttttgcaaaaagaTCGTCTTTTTCCTGTAGCTTATTTGGACACATGGGTAGTGGCATGGTCAGCTGCCTGGGTAACAACCTGCAGAGAACAATCCATCATTGTCCTCATGGTTTGGTGACTCCAGACAACAGGCCATATTCCCTCTCTGTCCTCTTGGTAGCATTCACTCTGTGGCCTACTCAGTGCAAGGCTGGATGTGCTGTACAACTGGCTGGAGATGCTTTCAAAAATGCTGCTACTACACATTGGCTGAACAGATGTCCTGGAATGAAAGCAAGGACACTCGCACAGGGTTGGGGTCCCACATGGTGATCGATACAGAAGCAAATCAGGTAGGTGGGAGTCTTCCTATGGGAATCTTCCAAGCAGATCCTCAAATTGGCCAGTGTCTGCTCTCCTGAATTTTCTGGTTGTGATCCTGGGttttgccctgctccctcctcacAAGATCCTGAATTCCAACATCTCATAGCCACCACAGCCAAGTCTGCCCCCAACCTTTACATCCCAAGCCAGTTCTTCCTCATTTGTAAGTGTGAGATCCAGCAGATCACGTCTCCTCATCAGATACTCCATAacctgtgtcaggaagttatcatcaaggcactccagaaacctcctggGTTGCTTGTACtttgctgctgaaaacaaaGCTTGGAAACTACTGCACAAACTGCTAAGCCTGCTGGCTGCCTCTGTTAGCTGCACTCTGATACATACTGCTGGGGCTCAGGACTGTGGAGCTGGTCTTCAGTCCTTAAAAGTGCAAAGCAAACAGGCATGTTGGGAAGAAATTCCCATGGGATTAAGTCTTTCTTCCTGTACTGTCACAGCTGGTAGCActtcctctgtgttttctgcctttcactTTGTCAGTATTCCCTTCTAGACTGCTTGCCTTTATTTGACTCTTGCAGCTAAGTCTTTCCCTTCAAATCATTCTGAATtcaagaaaactggaaaacaggACTCCCCAGGGGATTCAAGTTGATGGAGAAACTGCCATCAACCCCTGAGAATGAGTTAACTAGAAGTTCATTTCTGAACATGAGCACACTAGCTGTTCTTTGTTGGTGCTTGGAACTCTCATGCATTCTCCATCCTGCTTCAGGTAGCCGGTTGCTTCTAAAACTAGGCATCTTCAGTGCTCCCAGCATGCAGTTCACTGTGTTTCCACCTCTTAAATAGGAGCTGCAACTAATTTCTTGTGTGGtataattttgcagaaaagctgatgaaatttTATCTTCTAGCTTCTGGCTTTCAGCTTCTCAGATCCTGAGTACCTCTGAGGGAAGTTACATTCTATGTCTTCTGCAACCTTAAGTCCTGCAGGACACCCTGTAACTACAATATTTTCCTTAGTTCATGTCCCATTGATCTTATCTGTATCCATTCTGTGCTCATTGACTCTTGTCTGTACTGCAAGGGTTTGTGAAAGTAGATTCAAGGTTCTCCAGTGCCTGTTCTAGGAGTGCACTTGTTATAACCAAGTACCACTGTCTTCAGTGATTCAGGGGCAGGAGTCCCTGGCAATTCTGCACTGCCAGGTTGCCACCCTGTTGTCCCAGCACACTGATCTGACACATATTATTTGTGAAATAACCAAGGGTCACTCATGAAGCTTTTCCTGACTGAAGCAAGTAGAATACAGCTGAGAATCTTTACTCACAGAACTGTGGAAAGACATACAGGAAGACTGAGGTCATTAATACATGCTCTCCCCAAGCATGCTGCTGGTGTTTATGGAGCAGGAAAGAGAAGTAAGTTCCTGCCATTTTGGAAATACATTTGCAATGTTTCCAGAGCCTTCCACTGAGGAGGTAACCTCTCCTATCACTGGTCCCAGCTGCCTGGCACCAGGACTACTAAGGAGTTTCCATGCAGACCAGTACAGAGTTTGGCTACCATCACCACTTTGAGACTCTCTATCCTGGAGTGGGACAGAGCTGTTAGTCATCTGAATGTTGTGAGGTCAGCTATTGATTTGCTGGGAACAGTAGTTTCGTTTGTGATGCTGAAAAGACAGTCTTTTGTTGTCTCTCTGCTTTAGACCCTGTGCACACACCAAAGTGCTTTCACATGAGGGTCCTTGCACAGACCTTCATCTTGGTCAAATGGTCTGGATAGCAACAACTGATTgataaaacagaaacatgaacATAAACAGCTGCGTGAACTGAATACCTGAAACCATCTGAGAGGGCATTTGCCCCAAATCCACTATTGTTAAAGAAGAACATGACCACCAACTGGCTTAACAGTAACCAGGGAATTAGTGAAAGGCTTTTGAGACAGGGCAGAatcagtctggaaaaaaaagtttagaataagcaagaacatttttaacagagaagagagaagtgGGAAGGAAGTGGCAGTCAAAATCTAGTTTTACAGTTGTTGCAACTCTACAACCTCTGTCTGTAACAAAGCATCCTCCCTGTTGGATGCCATGGGTAGCCTGCATTCCTGGCAGTGAGGGGTGCAACATGTACCAACCCACGACTTCAGTGTGCATATGTGGCCTTGTGCTTTCTCACTGGCCTGTGGGTTCGCAGACTGTAGGAATTGGTGTGGGTACACACGAACCCTACATCTCCAGCAGAAAGTGTGTGAGAATAGGAGAACCCCTGTGCCCAGAAAAGGGGATGTGTTCTTGCAGCCTGCACTTCCTGTGGCAGGGGTGGGAGGTTGCACAAGTAATCatgtgaatgtgtgtgtatacggGGGTTACAGCTTTTGGGGATTAGTTGCGTAAAGACGTTTAGAAATTTGTAGgtgtttattaatattttgtgtCTGGTATTGTGCTTTATCTGTTGGATTGCTGATATTGATCCTGAAGGTACAGGTCATGGTTTGTCAGTTAATTACATGTCATGAATAAATCGGTAAACTGCTGAGATCCATCCTGATTAGATTTAAACCACATGAACTGAGCACATTTTCCTTCTGACAGTTTTGCACCCTCTGCATTCTCCATACTGATCAGCTGAAGTCAGCATCCTGCCCATATATGCAAAAGCAAGTATATCTTAGAGCAATAACAAATACAATGCATTCTCATTTTTGGGCATTTGTAGCACAAGTGTTCTCCAGCTCAGTTCTGTTCTCCAGCGTGATGGCTgggaactttttaaaatgtcacatgAGAATCTCTCACTGTGCTGTGAATCCAGTAGTTTCTATTAGCTGATACCTTTTATGACAATACCAGCAAGCACACGTATGGACCATCTTTCAAATGCAACAGAGCTGTTGGATGGTTtgaccctgcctgcagcctgttGTGCACAAAACATACTCAGAGGATATTTCCTACATACAATTTAGGCTTGTCCTCATTTGTAATCAGTTTTGCGCCTTGCTCTTTTGAGACTTCAACTGATATGCTTGTGCTATTGCATTAGCTATCCCATTCCTTCCTCAGTGCATCCATGCATGCCTCTTTACAGGGAGAAACTAGCTGATGAAACAAGGAAGATCAAAGGCTGTGTACCCACCCCAGTCCATTCAGAGTACAATGAGATCCAGGAGGCATTCTTTATCGTTAGGGGTATCCTTAGGGACACTTTATCCTGCAGGGGTTTGAATCAAGTTGCCTTGAGCAGTGCTAGAACCACCCCATATGGCTGTGCCTTTTGTAGTTGTGACCAAGTAAAACTTCATGATCTATAATGCACAGGGATTCTGGCACTGTCTAGTGATCCCTTCTGACCTCCAGCTCCATAATGACAGGTCATATGCAATCCTTCCACTCAAAGGTC
Encoded here:
- the LOC142594084 gene encoding C-type lectin domain family 6 member A-like — encoded protein: MASEITYAEVKFKNASPAAVVEVPPETKRHEHHPQKYPPWLPWLISLLLLLVCIALIPALLVVPCSRSGDQPTALQQKFMEWQCVLAVPQGKGRGWVCCPRGWKHFQNSCYYLSDDLMGWPESEQNCTGMGSHLVVINTRAEQDFLTKELQKIARAVNYYIGLRAQLLGQWQWVDKTPYNEMAAFWRKGEPSNVSAEMCSGIHTSINSEIHNWNDIRCEDHYRICEAAAVSV